From a single Acidobacteriota bacterium genomic region:
- a CDS encoding VOC family protein gives MTDIRFTGAVDHIAVKSEDLAGDVEGYKQLGFEVESLFEDWAMVRDAKGFGIALLPPGSKHPPHIAMRVETMEELEAAAAKEGRPIKPHRDGTSSFYTKGVGGQIVELIYFPADFGKAKAAE, from the coding sequence ATGACTGATATCAGATTTACAGGTGCGGTCGATCATATCGCGGTTAAGAGCGAGGATCTTGCCGGGGACGTTGAAGGATACAAGCAGCTTGGTTTCGAGGTGGAATCGCTGTTTGAAGATTGGGCGATGGTACGCGATGCGAAGGGCTTTGGTATCGCCCTCTTGCCGCCCGGTTCAAAGCATCCGCCGCACATCGCGATGCGGGTCGAAACGATGGAAGAACTCGAGGCCGCCGCTGCAAAAGAGGGTCGGCCAATAAAGCCGCATCGCGACGGAACGTCGTCCTTTTACACAAAGGGCGTCGGCGGGCAGATCGTCGAGTTGATCTACTTTCCTGCCGATTTTGGCAAAGCCAAAGCCGCCGAATAA
- a CDS encoding CBS domain-containing protein, whose translation MKVKEIMTSDVVCLTRDASLQEAAKLMRDKDFGAVPVVDKLESKIPVGIITDRDITCRTVADGKNPLDLTVSDAMTNSAVTITEDTSVNKCCSIMEEKQIRRMIVVDGSGGCCGIVAQADVALNATEKQTGETVQQVSKATA comes from the coding sequence ATGAAAGTTAAAGAAATAATGACATCAGACGTGGTCTGCCTTACGCGCGACGCAAGCCTACAGGAAGCAGCCAAGCTGATGCGGGACAAAGACTTCGGGGCCGTTCCGGTCGTCGATAAACTGGAGAGCAAGATACCGGTCGGTATCATCACTGACCGCGATATTACCTGCCGCACGGTTGCGGATGGCAAGAATCCGCTTGACCTGACCGTTTCTGATGCAATGACGAACTCAGCGGTAACGATAACGGAGGACACTTCCGTCAATAAATGCTGCTCGATCATGGAAGAAAAGCAGATCCGACGAATGATCGTCGTCGATGGCAGCGGCGGATGCTGCGGCATTGTCGCTCAGGCCGACGTCGCGCTCAACGCAACGGAAAAGCAAACAGGCGAAACCGTCCAGCAAGTCTCAAAAGCTACGGCATAG
- a CDS encoding thioredoxin domain-containing protein, which produces MTKRAVFLFIFILALAAGALAQGQTGEVLVTGKGVRITAADLMPKTKAVFDAVAPSIAAGRSQILSGYLAEQLLETEAKARGISVEALEREATGKVPDPTAEVIQQVYDANRAALGNKPLAEVRELIVDFLRREPEQKALQEQIDSLQKKYSLTLLKNVNAADIRPADAIAKIGEKQVTYREFTEANRLALADAAEHVYDDLHIALEDDVLYTLLALEAKERNTDASTIIAQEITNKMKTFEPEERLDLEDALRRRLIAKYAVRYVYKRPEPLVLNVSADDDPAFGPAAAPVTILMFSDFQCPACARTHPELKRVIAEYKDKIRFVVRDFPLENAHPNAFESALAANAAHRQGKFVEYIEILYRYQEALDGASLRKYAEQLKLDLAKFEAAIADPAAAAEIRKDQADGRLYGVGGTPTIFVNGVKVHRLSAPAFRDAIERALKK; this is translated from the coding sequence ATGACCAAACGCGCCGTCTTTCTTTTCATCTTCATCTTGGCATTGGCCGCGGGTGCCCTCGCCCAAGGCCAGACCGGCGAGGTGCTTGTTACGGGCAAGGGTGTCCGCATCACCGCCGCCGACCTTATGCCAAAGACCAAGGCCGTCTTCGACGCCGTTGCTCCGTCGATCGCCGCCGGCCGCTCGCAGATACTTTCGGGCTATCTCGCCGAGCAGCTGCTTGAGACCGAGGCGAAGGCCCGCGGCATTTCGGTCGAGGCTCTCGAACGCGAAGCGACCGGCAAAGTCCCCGACCCGACCGCCGAGGTCATCCAGCAAGTTTACGACGCGAACCGTGCCGCACTCGGCAACAAACCGCTCGCCGAGGTCCGCGAGCTGATCGTCGATTTTCTCCGCCGCGAGCCCGAGCAAAAAGCCCTGCAGGAGCAGATCGATTCGCTGCAGAAAAAATACTCTTTGACTTTGCTAAAGAACGTCAACGCCGCAGACATCCGCCCGGCCGATGCCATCGCAAAGATCGGCGAAAAGCAGGTCACATATCGCGAATTCACCGAGGCGAATCGCCTCGCTCTCGCCGATGCCGCCGAGCATGTTTACGACGACCTCCACATTGCCCTTGAGGACGACGTGCTTTACACATTGCTCGCACTCGAAGCCAAAGAGCGAAACACCGATGCGAGCACGATCATCGCCCAAGAGATCACCAATAAGATGAAGACCTTCGAGCCCGAGGAGCGGCTCGACCTTGAAGATGCTCTTCGCCGCCGACTGATTGCAAAGTATGCTGTCCGTTATGTTTACAAGCGGCCGGAACCGCTCGTGCTGAATGTTTCGGCGGACGACGACCCGGCCTTCGGGCCCGCCGCCGCTCCGGTGACCATCTTGATGTTCAGCGATTTTCAGTGCCCGGCATGTGCCCGAACTCACCCGGAACTCAAACGCGTCATCGCTGAATACAAGGACAAGATCCGCTTCGTCGTTCGCGATTTTCCGCTCGAGAATGCGCACCCGAACGCCTTCGAATCCGCCCTCGCTGCCAATGCCGCCCACCGGCAGGGCAAGTTCGTCGAATACATCGAAATACTGTATCGTTATCAGGAAGCCCTCGATGGTGCGAGCCTGCGGAAATACGCCGAACAATTGAAGCTCGACCTCGCGAAATTCGAAGCCGCCATCGCCGATCCGGCCGCGGCCGCTGAGATCAGAAAAGACCAGGCCGACGGGCGTCTTTATGGCGTCGGCGGCACGCCAACGATCTTCGTAAATGGCGTCAAGGTCCATCGGCTGTCCGCTCCGGCCTTCCGCGACGCGATCGAAAGGGCACTAAAGAAATGA
- a CDS encoding nucleoside deaminase — translation MSGFEERFMLRAIELARLGMEANDGGPFGSVVVRGGEIIGEGNNEVTSTNDPTAHAEVVAIRRACQHLGTFDLSGCVIYASCEPCPMCLAAIYWSRAERIYIAADRHDAARAGFDDAYIYDELSSPPDKRNVPLEQRLREVGIAVFDEWITKPDKVEY, via the coding sequence ATGAGCGGTTTTGAAGAGAGGTTTATGCTGCGGGCGATCGAACTCGCCCGGCTCGGCATGGAGGCAAACGATGGCGGGCCGTTCGGCTCGGTCGTCGTCCGCGGCGGCGAGATCATCGGCGAAGGCAACAACGAGGTGACCTCGACCAACGATCCGACCGCCCACGCCGAGGTCGTCGCCATCCGCCGTGCCTGCCAGCATCTCGGGACCTTCGATCTCAGCGGCTGCGTCATCTACGCCTCATGCGAGCCCTGCCCGATGTGCCTCGCCGCCATCTATTGGTCGCGTGCCGAGCGGATCTACATCGCCGCCGACCGCCACGACGCCGCCCGAGCCGGATTCGATGACGCTTACATTTATGATGAACTGTCGTCTCCGCCCGATAAACGCAACGTCCCGCTCGAGCAACGGCTCCGCGAAGTGGGCATTGCGGTGTTTGATGAATGGATAACCAAACCCGATAAGGTCGAGTACTGA
- a CDS encoding glutaminyl-peptide cyclotransferase — translation MRPLLVIMFAIATLGCGSEPAGSNNAAPANTAARPTPVNTVPTYTYEVVNTFPHDSRAFTQGLFFHNGFLYESTGQYEESTFRKVDPKTGRVVEQRKLGDDFFGEGLTFFRDKFYQLTWREGTAFVYNADMTPAGEKRYLGEGWGLTHDDQHLIISDGTHVIRFVEPETFKTVRTIVVNREDGRPLINLNELEYINGEIWANIWHSEEPRILGRPNHIARIDPANGKLLGYVDLSGISPDDERRGQENTLNGIAYDPATERIFVTGKQWRKLFEIKIKPKQ, via the coding sequence ATGAGACCTTTGCTTGTCATTATGTTTGCCATCGCAACTCTCGGATGCGGTTCCGAACCGGCCGGCAGCAACAACGCCGCTCCGGCGAACACGGCCGCGAGGCCCACTCCGGTAAACACCGTGCCGACCTATACTTACGAGGTCGTCAATACATTTCCGCACGATTCGCGGGCATTTACCCAAGGGCTCTTTTTTCATAATGGCTTTCTCTATGAAAGCACCGGGCAGTATGAGGAATCGACCTTCCGCAAGGTCGACCCAAAGACCGGCCGCGTCGTCGAACAGCGAAAGCTCGGCGATGATTTCTTCGGCGAAGGGCTCACCTTTTTCCGCGACAAGTTTTACCAGCTAACGTGGCGCGAGGGCACGGCGTTCGTTTACAACGCCGATATGACGCCGGCCGGCGAGAAGCGATACCTTGGCGAAGGCTGGGGCTTGACCCACGACGATCAGCACCTGATCATCAGCGATGGCACGCACGTCATCCGCTTTGTCGAGCCGGAAACGTTCAAGACCGTCCGCACCATCGTGGTCAATCGCGAGGACGGCCGGCCGCTCATCAATCTTAATGAGCTTGAATACATCAACGGCGAGATCTGGGCGAACATCTGGCACAGCGAAGAGCCGCGGATCCTCGGGCGGCCAAATCACATCGCCCGCATCGACCCCGCGAACGGAAAGCTCCTCGGCTACGTCGACCTTTCCGGCATTTCGCCTGACGACGAACGCCGCGGTCAGGAGAACACGCTCAACGGCATCGCCTACGACCCGGCGACCGAACGCATTTTCGTGACCGGAAAACAATGGCGAAAGCTTTTTGAGATAAAGATCAAACCCAAACAATAG